ACGACCTCACGCGCCTCATGGTGGGCAGCGAAGGCACGCTGGGCGTGGTCACCGAAGTCACGCTGCGCATCTACCCGCTGCCCGAAGCCGTGTCGGCCGCCATCTGCTCGTTCCCGAGCATCGAAGCCGCGGTGCGCACCACCATCGAAACCATTCAACTCGGCGTGCCGATTGCGCGCGTGGAGCTGATCGACGTGAACACGGTGCGCATGGTCAACGCCTACGCCAAGCTCAATCTGCGCGAAGAGCCGATGCTGCTGATGGAATTCCACGGCTCGCCGGCCGGCGTGAAGGAGCAGGCCGAGACGGTGCAGGAGCTCGCGAGCGGCCACGGGGGCAACGCCTTCGAATGGGCCAGCACGCCCGAAGAACGCACGCGCCTGTGGACCGCGCGGCACAACAGCTACTTCGCGGCGGTGCAGTCCCGGCCCGGTTGCCGCGTGATCTCGACCGACACCTGCGTGCCGATTTCGCGCCTGGCCGACTGCCTGCTCGATTCGGTGGCCGAGGCCGATGCCAGCGGCATCCCGTACTTCCTGGTCGGCCACGTGGGCGACGGCAACTTCCACTTCGGCTACCTGCTCGACCCGAACATTCCCGAAGAGCGCCTGAAGGCCGAGAAGCTCAACCACGACCTCGTGACCCGCGCGCTGGCGCTCGAAGGCACCTGCACGGGCGAGCACGGCGTGGGGCTGCACAAGATGGACTTCCTCGTGACCGAAGCAGGCGTGGGCGCGATCGACATGATGCGCACGATCAAGCGCGCGCTCGATCCAAAGAACATCATGAATCCGGGAAAGATCTTCGCGCTCTGATCCGTTCACGGACAAGAAAAAGCCCGGCGGCTCGCGAGAGCGCCGGGCTTCTTTTTTAAGCGGCCGCCGCGTGTTACCTGCGGCGGCGGGCGGGCGCGGGTTGCTCCGCCGGCGCGGAGGTTTGCGACGGCGCGGCGCCGCCGTCCACACCCAACCGGCCACCGCCGCCGAGGCCCTGGCCGCGCACCGTCTGCGCCTTGTAGTTGCGCAGCGAGCGAACCATCTGGTTGAACGCATCCATGAAGGCCGCGGCAATCACCTTGCCCTGTGCCGTGTTGGTGTAGCCGCCAAGGCCACCGGCGCCACTTCGGCCCGCGAGGCCACCAAAGGCGCCGAAGTCGGTCTTGGAGGCGCTGCCTTCAGCGGCCGCGACCTGCACGCCCGAGCGGTTGTCGATGAGGGTGAGCAGCGCGCTGGCTTCCTTGGTCTGCATGCTGCCGCCGACCGCAGCCAGGGCGCGGCCACGGTTGCCGCCCACCAAGCCGCCGAGCGCGCCGCCAATGCCGCCGGCATCGCTGTTGCTGAACACGATCTCGGGCGACAGGCCGTAGTCGGAGGCCACCATCTGGCCGCGTCCGAAATTGCTGCCACCGCGCATTTCGCCCGACTGCTGCAGCGCGCGCTCGCGCGTCATGGCGTTCATGCCGGCCGCACCGCGCTCGACCACCACGAAGCAGTTCGATTGCTGCACCAGCAGGCGCAGCAGGTTGGCCGTCGGCGGCAAGCGGTATTCGCCGGTGAGGATGGTGTACCAGCCGGAGTTCACGTTCTCGACCAGCGAGACGGTGCCGAGCGGCGAGTCGCAGCGCTCGAGCTGGCTGCTGTCACCGGCGGTTGCCGAACCGGCGGCGCTGCCGGTGGCCATGGTCTTGGCCGACTGGCTGCCCATCTGCATGTCGGTGGCCGCGCAACCGGTCAGCAGCAGCGCACCCACGGCCACGGCTGCGACCGGAAACTTGTTGAATTTCATGAAGGACTCCCTCTCCTCGAGATTTGCGATTTGAAATCAGCGGAGAGGATACGCGTAAAAGATTGCAAGAAACAATCGCGCAAAAGTCCGAGCCACGGCCCGCTGGCTAGGCCGTTTGGCGGATGCGTTCGATCAGCCCGTTGAGCGCCTCGATGGACCCGAAGTGGATGGCGAGTTCTCCGCTCTCCTCGACCTTGCCGCCGCGCTTGCTGCGCTTCTTGATGCGGACCTCGACTTCGGCGGTGAGCAGGTCGGCCAACTCTTCTTCCACGCGCTGCAGGTCGCGCGATTTTTCACCGTCGTTGCCGCGCCGCGACGGGGTGAGCGTGAACTCGGCCGCAAGCCGCTTCACCAGCGACTCGGCTTCGCGCACCGACATTTTCTTGGCGGCGATCTGGTTGGCAGCCGTGATCTGCGTGCCGCGGTCCAGCGACAGCAGCGCGCGGGCATGGCCCATGTCGATGTCGCCGGCCATGAGCATCTGCTGCGCCGGTTCGGCCAGGTTCAGCAGGCGCAGCAAGTTGCTGGCGGCGCTGCGCGAACGGCCGACGGCCTGCGCCGCCATTTCGTGAGTGAGCCCAAACTCCGAGACGAGGCGTTGCAGGCCTTGGGCTTCTTCGAGCGGGTTGAGGTCTTCGCGCTGGATGTTTTCGATCAGCGACATGGCCGCCGCGGCCTCGTTGGGCACATCGCGCACCAGCACCGGCACGCGGTCGAGGCCCGCCAGCTTGGCGGCGCGGAAGCGGCGCTCGCCCGCGATGATTTCGTATTCGGCGTTCTTGGCGGCGGCCGAGGCTTCATCGAGCCGGCGCACCAGGATCGGCTGCATGATACCCTGCACCTTGATGCTCTCGGCGAGCTCGTACAGCGCGCCTTCGTCCATGCGGGTGCGCGGCTGGTAAACGCCGGCAACCATCTGGTCGAGCATCAGCGTGTTCGGGTTCTGCGCCGCGGCGCCCTCTTCCGTCCCATTGTTGTTGTCTGCGGAGGGTGCGGCCGTGGGGCCGAGCAGCGCTTCGAGGCCGCGCCCCAGGCCCTTGGGTTTCTTGGTCGCCATCAGTGCGTGTCTTTCGAGATGTCGTTCAGTAGTTGCCGGGCTTCGGGCCAGTCGCCCAGCCCGGAGTCGGCGTTCAGATGGCCGCCGGTGCCGGCGTCGACGAAGCGTGCGCCCCAATCGGCAGCGAGCTGGCACGAGCGCTTGGCGTCGCAATAAGGATCGTCGTTGGCGGCGATCAGCACCGACGGGAACGGCAGCGGTTTGCGCACGATGGGCGCCCAGCCCGGGATCAGCTGCCGGAGGTCGTCGCGCTCCAGGTCACCGGGCGCAACCAGCAGCGCGCCGCGCACCTTGTGCGTATTGCGCGAGTGCGCGGCCCATGCGGCCACGAGGATGCAGCCCAGGCTGTGCGCCGCGAAAAGCACCGGCCCGGGTGCGGCCAGCACTTCTTCTTCGAGCCGTGCCGACCAGTCGCCCCGCAGCGGGCGCATCCAATCGTGCTGCTCGACGCGGTGGTCGCCGTATGCCGATTCCCAACGAGTTTGCCAGTGACCGGGGCCGCTGTTCTGCCAGCCGGGCAGCAACAGGATGCGGGAAATTGTCATTATTTATTTGCTGCGAGATTGATGGCGCATGTCCAGGGCGGACCGCTTCAGAGGCTTTTTTCGCTGGCGGAATCGGGTGCGACGGCGGGTGCGAGCACGTCCTCGGGAATGGCCAGGTTGGGCGCGCCCGGTGCGACGGGTGCAATCGGAGGCGCCACCGCGCCGGATGCGAACGCGCTGGCGGGCGGCAGCTTTTCGACCAGTTCCTTGGCAAAGGCAATGAAGGCCTGGCTACCGCGGGCGGCGGGGTCGAACACCACGCCGGGCAGTCCGTAGCTCGGTGCCTCGGCCAGTCGGACGTTGCGCGGAATCACGGTGTCGAACACCTTGTCGCCGAAGTGGGACTTGAGCTGCTCGCTCACCTGCTGCTGCAGCGTGATACGCGGATCGAACATCACGCGCAGGAGGCCGATGATCTGCAGGTTCTTGTTGAGGTTGGCATGCACCTGCTTGATGGTATTGACCAGATCGGTCAACCCTTCGAGCGCGAAGTACTCGCACTGCATGGGCACGATCACGCCATGGGCGGCACACAGGCCGTTGAGCGTGAGCAGGCTCAGGCTCGGCGGGCAGTCGATCAGCACGAAGTCGTACTCGGCGCCGACCGCGGCCAGCGCGGTGCGCAGGCGCTTCTCGCGGCGGTCGAGCGCCACCATTTCGACTTCGGCGCCGGCCAGTTCGCGGTTGGCGCCCAGCACGTCGTAGCCGCAACCGCCCTCCACCAACTTGTCGGCCTTGACGCGCGCCTCGGCCACGGAGGCCGACTCGAGCAGCACGTCGTACACCGTCATCTCCAGCTGGCGCTTGTCGATGCCCGAACCCATGGTCGCATTGCCTTGGGGGTCGAGGTCGATCATCAGCACCCGCTGGCCGACCTTCGCCAAGCCGGCGGCCAGGTTGACAGTGGTGGTGGTCTTGCCGACGCCGCCCTTTTGGTTGGCAATGCAGAAAATCTTGGCCATGTTCGGATCAGCGGGAAATGGCGAGCTTGACGCCGAAAGCAATCAGGAAGACGCCGGCAAGCTTTTCGAGCGTGCCCGAAATACGGGGATTGGCGCGAATGCGCTCAGCCAGAAAGTGCGTGAGCAGCGTCGACGTGAGGCCGTACAGGAAGGTGAGTGCGGCAATCGTCACCGCCATGGCACCGAAAGTGACCACGCCCTGATGGCGGGCCGGGTCGACGAACAGAGGGAAAAAGGCCATGTAGAACACGATTGCCTTGGGGTTGAGCAAAGTGATCGTCAGTGCCTGCCTAAGGAAGTGGCTCGGGCGAATATTCAGGATCGGCGCTCCACCCGGCTTGGCGAGCAGCATCTTGAAGCCGAGCCAGGCAAGGTAGGCAGCACCCAGCCACTGCACGGCCGCAAAGGCGGTCGGGTAAGTGGCCAACACCGCCGACACGCCCGCCACCGCCGCCCACATGAGGAACTGGTCCCCGATGATCACGCCGAGCGTGGCTGCCAGCCCGCCACGGATCCCACCTTTGCTGGTCGAGGTAATCAACGCCAGGTTGCCCGGACCGGGAATCAAGAGAAAGAGGACGATGGCGGCGACGAATGCGCCGTAGTCAGCAATGCCGAACATGGGATTTGCCTCGAGAAAGAGAGCCAGGGGAGGCGTCGAGTCTAAGCGAGGCCGGTCAAGCAAGGGCCATTCGGCGTCGGCTTTCACCGGGGCCGCGGCCTCTTTTTTGGCGATTCAGGCCGCTTCTTTGCGAGCCCAGACGATGCAGCGCTCGGCGTCCAAGCCGGGAACCGTCAGTTGTTCCACGTGAAACACTGCGACACCCTCGGGCAAGACGGCCAGTTCATCGCTCGGCACTTTGCCCTTCATGGCCAGCCAGACGCCCTCGGGCGCGAGCAGGTGCTTCGACCCATCGAAGAAGTCCGGCAGCGAGGCGAAGGCACGGGAACTGATGACCTCATAGCGACCGGTCAGCGATTCGACCCGCGCATGCAATCCACGCAGAGTAGGCAGTTCGAGTTCGGCCGCCACCTGCTGAACGAAGGCGGCCTTCTTCGCGACCGCATCGAGGCAGCTCACCTTCAGGTCCGGCCGCATGATGGCAATCACGACACCCGGCAGGCCGCCGCCGGACCCGACGTCGAGTAGCGCGCCTTGCCCCGCCCACTCGCGCTGCAGCGGCGGCACCGCCGCCAGGCTGTCGAGCAGATGGTGCGTCAGCACGCTGGCTTCATCGCGCAACGCCGTCAGGTTGTAGACCTTGTTCCACTTGAGCATCAGCGTGCCATAGGCCAGCAGCTGTTCCGCCTGCCGGTCGGACAAGACTACACCCAGGGCTGCCGCGCCTTGGCGCAGCGTATCGATCGGCGCGCTCATTGGGCGGACTGCGATTCTGCCGCCGCAGCTTCCGCGTCGGCGTCGCGGTTGAACGCCTTGTGCCCGCCTTTTCGCAAA
The Variovorax paradoxus genome window above contains:
- a CDS encoding LysE family transporter — encoded protein: MFGIADYGAFVAAIVLFLLIPGPGNLALITSTSKGGIRGGLAATLGVIIGDQFLMWAAVAGVSAVLATYPTAFAAVQWLGAAYLAWLGFKMLLAKPGGAPILNIRPSHFLRQALTITLLNPKAIVFYMAFFPLFVDPARHQGVVTFGAMAVTIAALTFLYGLTSTLLTHFLAERIRANPRISGTLEKLAGVFLIAFGVKLAISR
- a CDS encoding FAD-binding oxidoreductase, with translation MNAPTQTSHLLPELHLRDVPDSLIEGLKARFGANCSTAMAVRTQHGRDESSFDAPPPSAVVFAESTQDVADAVKLASEHSVPVIPFGVGSSLEGHLLAVQGGISIDVSRMSKVLSVNADDLTVTVQPGVTRKQLNEEIKSTGLFFPIDPGADASIGGMTATRASGTNAVRYGTMRENVLALEVVTASGDVIRTGTRAKKSSAGYDLTRLMVGSEGTLGVVTEVTLRIYPLPEAVSAAICSFPSIEAAVRTTIETIQLGVPIARVELIDVNTVRMVNAYAKLNLREEPMLLMEFHGSPAGVKEQAETVQELASGHGGNAFEWASTPEERTRLWTARHNSYFAAVQSRPGCRVISTDTCVPISRLADCLLDSVAEADASGIPYFLVGHVGDGNFHFGYLLDPNIPEERLKAEKLNHDLVTRALALEGTCTGEHGVGLHKMDFLVTEAGVGAIDMMRTIKRALDPKNIMNPGKIFAL
- a CDS encoding CsgG/HfaB family protein, yielding MKFNKFPVAAVAVGALLLTGCAATDMQMGSQSAKTMATGSAAGSATAGDSSQLERCDSPLGTVSLVENVNSGWYTILTGEYRLPPTANLLRLLVQQSNCFVVVERGAAGMNAMTRERALQQSGEMRGGSNFGRGQMVASDYGLSPEIVFSNSDAGGIGGALGGLVGGNRGRALAAVGGSMQTKEASALLTLIDNRSGVQVAAAEGSASKTDFGAFGGLAGRSGAGGLGGYTNTAQGKVIAAAFMDAFNQMVRSLRNYKAQTVRGQGLGGGGRLGVDGGAAPSQTSAPAEQPAPARRRR
- the rsmG gene encoding 16S rRNA (guanine(527)-N(7))-methyltransferase RsmG, whose product is MSAPIDTLRQGAAALGVVLSDRQAEQLLAYGTLMLKWNKVYNLTALRDEASVLTHHLLDSLAAVPPLQREWAGQGALLDVGSGGGLPGVVIAIMRPDLKVSCLDAVAKKAAFVQQVAAELELPTLRGLHARVESLTGRYEVISSRAFASLPDFFDGSKHLLAPEGVWLAMKGKVPSDELAVLPEGVAVFHVEQLTVPGLDAERCIVWARKEAA
- a CDS encoding ParA family protein, producing the protein MAKIFCIANQKGGVGKTTTTVNLAAGLAKVGQRVLMIDLDPQGNATMGSGIDKRQLEMTVYDVLLESASVAEARVKADKLVEGGCGYDVLGANRELAGAEVEMVALDRREKRLRTALAAVGAEYDFVLIDCPPSLSLLTLNGLCAAHGVIVPMQCEYFALEGLTDLVNTIKQVHANLNKNLQIIGLLRVMFDPRITLQQQVSEQLKSHFGDKVFDTVIPRNVRLAEAPSYGLPGVVFDPAARGSQAFIAFAKELVEKLPPASAFASGAVAPPIAPVAPGAPNLAIPEDVLAPAVAPDSASEKSL
- a CDS encoding ParB/RepB/Spo0J family partition protein encodes the protein MATKKPKGLGRGLEALLGPTAAPSADNNNGTEEGAAAQNPNTLMLDQMVAGVYQPRTRMDEGALYELAESIKVQGIMQPILVRRLDEASAAAKNAEYEIIAGERRFRAAKLAGLDRVPVLVRDVPNEAAAAMSLIENIQREDLNPLEEAQGLQRLVSEFGLTHEMAAQAVGRSRSAASNLLRLLNLAEPAQQMLMAGDIDMGHARALLSLDRGTQITAANQIAAKKMSVREAESLVKRLAAEFTLTPSRRGNDGEKSRDLQRVEEELADLLTAEVEVRIKKRSKRGGKVEESGELAIHFGSIEALNGLIERIRQTA
- a CDS encoding RBBP9/YdeN family alpha/beta hydrolase, yielding MTISRILLLPGWQNSGPGHWQTRWESAYGDHRVEQHDWMRPLRGDWSARLEEEVLAAPGPVLFAAHSLGCILVAAWAAHSRNTHKVRGALLVAPGDLERDDLRQLIPGWAPIVRKPLPFPSVLIAANDDPYCDAKRSCQLAADWGARFVDAGTGGHLNADSGLGDWPEARQLLNDISKDTH